The region CTGAAGATCGACGTGACGGATCTGGATATGGCTGGCCGTGAAAATCCCGCCATGCGCTCCACGCAGGATTTCCGCGTGATGACCGGCCAGGCCGATTGGCCGCGCATGCGCTTGCACTATGTGCTGGAGCAGGATGGCAAGGTCATCGCCAACGCCGATGCGGCCCTGTCCGATATGTCCTATCTGACGCGCATCAATCGCTATGCGAGCGGCGACAAGCTGCGCTACGAGAAGAAGATGATCGATGACTGGTTCTCGAGCACGTTTGGCACGCAAGTGAAGCGTCCGGTACGCAAATGATCTTGCCGTCGCGCGCGACCCGCAGGGCAGCTAATCAACGCAAATAGTCAACGCAAAAGTCAACGCAAGTAAGCCTGTTCGATGCGCGCCTGCTGGCCGCTATGGCGCAGGGCCAGCAGGGCGGCATTCATCTGCGCGATGAAATCGTCCTTGTAAGCCGGCGTGTTGCGCGCGCTGTAGGCGATATAGGTGGCTTCGGACGACAGTTCCAGCACTTCATGCAGGGCGAAGCCGTAAGTGGCCAGTTCACCCTGCAGCTGGCG is a window of Janthinobacterium rivuli DNA encoding:
- a CDS encoding DUF3016 domain-containing protein — encoded protein: MKTNTTRTFIAGLALLASSAAWAGTEVHFTKPEQFSDVSFDQTEREKVLKDLTAHFEKLGESLKPGLTLKIDVTDLDMAGRENPAMRSTQDFRVMTGQADWPRMRLHYVLEQDGKVIANADAALSDMSYLTRINRYASGDKLRYEKKMIDDWFSSTFGTQVKRPVRK